In Naumovozyma castellii chromosome 1, complete genome, one DNA window encodes the following:
- the RVS167 gene encoding amphiphysin (ancestral locus Anc_5.470) — translation MSFKGFTKAITRAPQSFRQKFKMGEETVDPVYEDAERRFKELEDETKKLSEESKRYSSAVNGMLTHQIGFAKSMEEIFKPISGKMSDPNATIPEDNPEGIEASEQYRAIVADLQETLKPDLALVEDKIIKPCQELLKIITYIRKMATKRNHKKLDLDRRLNTYNKYEKKKEPTAKDEEKMYKAEAEMAVAQQEYDYYNEMLKTQLPILFGLEAQFVQPLFVSFYYMQLNIFYSLYNKFQDMKIPYFDLNSDIIEAFMAKRGNIEEQTDALTITHFKIGYSKAKLEMTRKRYGAAGAGANESDSSGYGSPAMGGAPVYGGAAAGYPGQEQQQQQAYGTAPGQVGYGGMQSPPATGYQQPMSPGAPTGMGIGQPQGYGAPAAAAAAPPAYNNAGMPPTAGSMTAGGETVTALYEYQAQAAGDLSFPAGAVIEIVERTPDVNEWWTGRYNGQQGVFPGNYVQLNKN, via the coding sequence ATGAGTTTTAAGGGGTTCACAAAGGCCATTACCAGGGCTCCACAATCTTTCCGTCAGAAATTCAAGATGGGTGAAGAAACTGTGGATCCTGTGTATGAAGATGCAGAACGTCgttttaaagaattagaagatGAAACTAAGAAGTTGAGTGAGGAATCGAAGAGATACTCCAGTGCTGTTAATGGGATGTTAACTCATCAGATTGGGTTTGCCAAATCCATGGAGGAAATCTTTAAGCCTATTAGTGGTAAGATGAGTGACCCCAATGCTACCATCCCTGAAGACAATCCAGAAGGTATTGAAGCCAGTGAACAATATAGAGCCATTGTTGCTGATTTACAAGAGACTTTGAAGCCGGATCTAGCATTGGTGGAGGATAAGATCATTAAGCCTTGTCAAGAGTTATTGAAAATCATCACTTATATCCGTAAGATGGCTACGAAGAGAAACCATAAGAAGTTGGATTTGGATAGAAGATTGAACACTTATAATAAGTatgagaagaagaaggaaccCACAGccaaagatgaagaaaaaatgtACAAGGCTGAAGCCGAGATGGCTGTTGCTCAACAAGAATACGATTACTACAACGAAATGTTGAAGACCCAATTACCTATATTATTCGGATTGGAGGCACAATTTGTTCAACCATTATTTGTTTCCTTTTACTACATGCAATTGAACATTTTCTACTCGTTGTACAACAAGTTTCAAGATATGAAGATTCCATACTTCGATTTAAATAGTGATATCATTGAAGCTTTTATGGCCAAGAGAGGTAATATCGAAGAACAAACGGATGCCTTGACCATCACACATTTCAAGATTGGTTACTCCAAGGCCAAACTAGAGATGACCAGAAAACGTTATGGTGCTGCTGGCGCAGGTGCCAATGAATCTGATTCCTCTGGTTACGGTTCCCCCGCCATGGGTGGTGCTCCAGTGTATGGAGGAGCCGCCGCAGGATATCCTGGccaagaacaacaacaacaacaagcGTACGGGACAGCACCGGGTCAAGTTGGTTACGGAGGGATGCAATCTCCTCCAGCTACAGGTTATCAACAACCCATGTCTCCCGGTGCACCCACAGGTATGGGTATAGGCCAACCACAAGGATATGGTGCACCCGCCGCTGCAGCTGCCGCCCCTCCTGCCTATAACAATGCTGGCATGCCCCCCACAGCGGGCTCCATGACAGCAGGTGGAGAGACGGTTACTGCCCTCTACGAATACCAGGCCCAGGCAGCTGGGGACTTGAGTTTCCCAGCAGGCGCCGTCATAGAGATCGTGGAACGTACGCCAGACGTCAACGAGTGGTGGACGGGTCGCTACAACGGCCAACAGGGTGTGTTCCCGGGCAACTACGTGCAACTTAACAAGAACTAG